tggatcaccactggaggcttcgggccatggatcatcactggaggctccgggccatggatcatcactggaggctccgggccatggatcatcactggaggctccgggccatggatcatcactggaggctccgggccatggatcatcactggaggcttcgggccatggatcatcactagaggcttcgtgcgtggagccagcacagggcgtaccaggctggggagacgcactggagaccgggtgcgtggagcaggcacaggatatactgggccgtggaggcgcactggagttctggagcgtagagctggctcAACCCGTCCTGgttggatgctcactttagcccggcaagtgcggggcgctggcacaggacgcactgggctgtgaaggcgcactggcgacacagtgcgtagagccggcgcaggatatactggaccgtggaggcgcactggaggtctggagcttagagcTGGCACAACACGTCCTGGACAGATGACCACCTTCGCACAGCAAGTGCGGggggctggcacaggacgcactgggctgtggaggcctACTGGAGACACGGTGCATAGAACCGGCTCACATTGTACCGGAACggtgacacacacctcagggcgagtgcgtggaggagacacaggacgtaccggactggggaggcgcactggaggccagatgcgtgaaactggtgcatatgacgctcctcagcacgcccgctctgCAGCGCTCTCAACGCCAACACCTCTCTCTGGAATCTTTCGTCGAGTTCCTCACTTGACTCCCCGACTAGCTCTGGTTCacccctcggctccgccgaccactccgtgtgccccccaaatttttttcGGGCTGTCTTTTGGGCTTGCGTCCTGGACGCGAACCCTGGCGTCGTCGTTCCTCcttcgctgcttccacctgtttccatggcaggcTTTTGTCTCCTGCCattatttcctcccaggtccaggatgtcctccactcctggctttcctcccaggcccaggatccctgctcctccttggcacgctgcttggtccgttggtggtgggatcttctgttacgTTCATCgatggaaggatcggaccaaggtgcagcatggtagGCGTACATCATAAATGTATTAAATGAACACCAAAAAACAAGAAAGATAAACGACACGTAAAGTTTTGTAGCGCtaacacaacaactaaacaaaatcaagatcccacaaactaaaggtggaaaaaaggctgcctaagtatgatccccaatcgatagacagctgcctctgattgggaaccatacccggccaacaaagaaatagaaaaactagattgcccacccaaatcacaccctgacctaaccaaatagagaaataaaaaggctctaaggtcagggcgtgacacctatagcctaattttgtctgtcaaacaggtaaACCTACCTTTTACTTCTTAAATGTGAataaataggctccaacacaaaggcttcttttttttttagtaaagtctaattaaaatgaaCACTGTTTTGAATTATGCCTATTTCcagcaccatgagctgtccatTCCCGATCGATTGTGCTGCGACTGCTGCTTCAAGGGTCAGAACCCCAATGTAAATGACTTGAATCTGGattattgtgaggtcaataactctaATAGGCTACATCATGGGAAAcaaacatattgtttttaataCAATAAATTATAGTTTAGAAAGCTATCAAAGTTTACCGGTAGTCCACATTTTCGCACAATCCTTCTCAAACTGTATGCGTAGGATGTGCATTTTTTGGACTAAGCCTAATAGATCATTTTTGGAAGAAGCCTTtgactgtcctgctctgctcttgctaaaaaacatttttgtgtgctgcctaaccattggctgtgctgtgtaggcctACTGTGGCAGTTCAGGAGGTCAGGGGGGCTCAGGATTGGAATATACATTGCAGTGTGTACTGCAGCCTAGTTGTATTTACACTATCCCAGCAGCTATATTAGAAATATAACTTTGGTCTGTGCTTCTCCAAGCATGCACTTCGTAGCCTATAGATCATTTTATTGacaccacactaaatagcctataggcacACTTGATAATGCATGCCCAtcagagaatcagagatgaggggcggcatctggcacacatcaatatatagcctaataagcaaATTATTCTAAAACACAGAAAAATATTGACATTTCATCAATTACAAATTATATGACCCTCCCGTTCACTGAAATttaaaaagcatgaccctcccccgTTTTACTCCAGTAATCATTCTGAAAATGTAGATTCATCCCTAAATAAAAAGATTCACCAAGTATTGATTTTATTAGGGCTGCAATGTTACCTTTTATTTAGTATGAAGCATTGTATTTCATTATGATAATGATGACAAAATACAGACCATAGATATCATACAGTATCATCCAATGTTCCATACATTTACCTGAAGTAGACACCCAATGCAGGGCATTAGGTATGAGCCCTCTtgctcagtatagagacaaaataGTTTACTGATTCACTGTATATCCTAATACATCTGGTGCTGGTGGGAATAAATGTACCTATTAAAACTATACACATTGGAAATATACAAGCAAAACCATAAGATACCTTATGATCACTCATTATCCCTATATACTCTGGTGTGATCCATATGCATGAAAACACCCTGTTATGCCATAGTGTGGCAGTATGTTATccagttttttgttgttttaaatTGATGGCCATCAAGGGATTCAAATGCTCAAATGTAGAACTTGGCATGGACATTTCTCCCCTAGGACACTCTCAGTCTTTAATGGGTCAGCCAAATTGCCTGACTGTTGTCGGTGTCCTCTGTTACCTTAGAGACAAGAGGAGTCTTGAGGGATCTTGTGCTCACCTAGGACTTGTGAGTCCCTCCCATTGCCATGGTAGCGGTAGAGCTGCTGCTGTGTCTTGTTGCTGTACGGGAAGAGGAGGCTAGAGATCCAGCGGGGACACGTGACATGCCTCGTAAGAGCTGACATTACTGAGAGACCCCGCGCACGACAGAACCATAGGAAGTCCACAAGCATCAGGACCAGTACCAAGGACCCATAGAGCAGAACCACAGTCTGGAACAGGGACCTGTAGCTGTATTGGAATCAAAACAGAAAGCTCTCATGAAGAACTAGAGCCAAGCTTTCCAGTGGTCAATGACTATGATGCTTCCATGAAAGTCATTTTTGCAGACAGTGCCCAAAGTTTAAGgataataatttgatttgatcagtttcccacaaaaaattataaataaacaTCCATAACAATGCAAAAATAACAACACAGGAAATATCAATATGATCAAAGCTCCAAAGTGTTCCAAGGCTGAAATGAGTCACAAACACCATCTGTCTCCAATATATTCCTAACAGCTTGTTTAATGAATTATTGAAGTGTCAGCTTTGCTTATATTTCCACAAAAGCAACAAGTATAGGGCGTGAAGTATGTTGTATCAACTAAAAAGCCTAACATACGCTCACTCAATCTAAGGAAAAACACAACATAAATGCTGGATAGAAAGTTCTGCTCTCCTAGGGTAGCCATACTAGCCTACAGGTTTAGGTGAGTATGGTTACTAACCTGTAAATAGGTTCTTTGGAGTTCgctctggtctctgtctgactgCTGTTCATGCTATTGTGGTACAGGGAATGTGGGCAGCACTGTTTGAGCCCCAGCCCCTCTCCCAGCCAGCAACAGAAGGACAGGTCAGGGGGGTCAGAGAGGCGGGGACAGTGGAACCCTGTGTGGTGACCACCCCAGTGGTCAGAGTAGGCCTCACACAGCATAGCTCCACACCCTACTTTATTAGGATTTCTGCCAATGAAAAGCAGCTCGTTAGTTGCATATAAGATATGTTAGTTACATGTAAGACAATTGTTAGTTACAATTGTTTGTAATAGGTGACTTAATCAATATTACAAATTAaatcaatcacattttatttgtcacatgcttcgtatacaacaggtgtaaactatcagtgaaattcttacttacaggtccttttccaacaaggcagagttaaagataaagagGATACAATTAAGATAGAAACAAGGATAAAGTGGAGAGTCTTACCTGGTTTAAGTCCACAGTATCCCCTGCCTTTGGTTTGTGCTTTGTGTGGATCATGTATGATGTAGAGCAGGAAACTTACCTGGCATTCCATAGGGAATGCTCACCTAGGGATCTGCTTGTCACATGGCAAAACCTTGCATGTCCTGTTTACTCCCTATCTGGTCCCATATCATCCCTACATTTTTTATCCAAACCTTCCTCCCAATCCAGTCATCATCCATCACTGGTAGATAATTAGCTGAATAATCAGGCACTCTGCTATATTTTTATATCATAATACTCTGCAATATAATAAAAATTAAGGACAttttttattgaacaaaagaacaTTCTCAGATGGACCAAATGTTATCAAAACATATTTCACAAAGTTCATCACAATGTAACAACTTTCCTGAGTGCGCATAAAAATCGATTTAAGATATAGATGGTTATTTAATCATTGGCTTTTGAGTACATCCCACAAAGCTTTGCAGGTCTCAATCAATCGAGCTAGGCTAAAACAAAGATGACGAATACATTAAAATAAATGGTCAGTTCCTGTCTGCTTACAGGATCCGACCCTTTTTtacaattttcgcctaaaatgtcatacccaaatctaactgcctgtagctcagaacCTGAAGcagggatatgcatattcttgataccatttgaaaggaaacacttaaggTTGTGGAAAAGTGAAATTAACGTAGGAGAATAACACAttcgatctggtaaaagataatacaaaaaaaaaaaaaaatcatctttgaaatgcaagagaaaggccataatgtattattccagtccaggcacaatttagattttggccactagatggcagcagtgtatatgcaaagttttagactgatccaatgaaccaatacatatctgttcaaaatgttgtattgactgccaaaatgtgcctaattggtttattaacacATTTTCaattcataattgtgcactctcctcaaacaatagcatggcattcttCCACTGTAAGCGGTTAAGGGTGATCTCAGACGGGAAGCACTATTTTCATGCCACTTCGATACCATATTGACTTTttagtagcaggttaggataattaacatagcaggttaggagtctgaggttaaggttagagaaAGGGTGAATTTGCAAAAATCACTTTGTATTAAAGTGGCGTGAAAAGTGTGTCccctgttacgaaccggctcagagttcgcaacaaaagggagacaacgtggagacaaggagtatcaacatatatatttattatataaagtaactaagtaattaacaacggtgtgtgtaatcagtagtgtaagtgagtgttttgcatacctgaatgtaataatgcagtGTTGAAGGGTGCCaaagcaaccaaccaaccaaccaaccaaccaaccaaccaaccaaccaaccaaaaaGCCACAACTAGCACAACCAAAAAGGCACAACTACCAACCAAAAGGCACAACTAGCACAACCAAAAAGCCACAACTAGCACAACCAAAAcaacaaggtgtctgcatggagagagtctcccccaatgactgtggaagaggtctatttatcctgggacacacccggtcCCAGGTGtctcccatgtagctgacgaccctcccagctccgcccacctaataaggaaacaagaacaaaaagagagaatacggcagacagagtgggagggtcgtcacaccccTCAGAGTAGCTAGGAGAGATTGTTGACCCTTCCTGTCCGGAAGTAATTTAGCCATTGCGATCTGTAGAATTGCTATTTTCTCATGTCAATTAACTTGTGACATTCTGGGATTACGCATTATATTAATAAAGTCCGATTTAAATCAACAAATAAGATTAAGGGTAAAAAAAAAGGTTAAGGTTACGAGACTGTACATATCAGTggtggctgctgaggggaggacggctcataataacgtcCGGAACGGAGCAATGCAATgccatcaaaccatgtgtttgatgtatttcataCGGTTGcattgattccgctccagccataacCACGAGCCCGTCGTCCCCAATTAacatgccaccaacctcctgtggtacataTCTGTCTGTGTTGGCAGAATCACTTCATAGCCCATAGAGCCAAGCGGGGATAGGCTGCCCGTCGTCACAGTTCCAAGACCAGTCAGAAACGTCCTGCTAACCCTACGTCAATGCCGGTGGATCTCAAAACTGAACTTGGATCCGCGTTAAGTAGTAATGATATCCTTCGCCACCGTTTTCTTACAATAAATAATTTCAAGATTCTTTCCAGCGAATTTCTTGGATATATTATTTTAGAACTAGCAAATTAGTTTTGAAGTTGAGGGTACAATATTTATGAAGTTTGGCAACGAGGACGAAAACTAGCATAGTTCCGCTAGCCAGCTAGTTTAGCCAGGGAAAACTCGGGAAAGGATATAGCTGTGCGAACTAGACTAATTTTTGTGCCCTGAAATCAGGAGCCGGCGGCGAAAAGTTTGATTAAAAGTTTGAGACTGAAACGAATACATCAGATAACAAATATTTAAGGAGAGAATCGATATACAATCCCGAAATCGGTAGTAACTGTCACTAGCTAAACAAAGCTTAAAACGTTTGAATGACCCTGAATCCAGAAAATGAATGGTGACTGAAGTCGCTTATGGACACGTCGGtagactcctcctcctcacctcattgaaagaaaaaaaatgaggGAGTGGGATGTTTCGGTTCCTCTTTCGTCTCTGACACGCATATCCAATCTGTGGCTGACGGCGAAACAGAGAACCATTCGGTAGCTGTGGATAACCGTCCACCAGCATCATAACGTAAATGTTTTATGTGTCCCGAAAACAGATATTCAGGATGATTCGACTCTGACTGGTAGGTTGATTCCTTTGAcactgagctagctagctagttactggtagctaggctaatgctagctAACTGGTTGAGTAGTCAGATAACTAACGTTACgttagctagcaaacgttagtGTTTGAGCCGTGGGATTGTGCTCAgcagctgtcagtcagtcagagatgaGTGCAAACTCCAGTGGCAAAAGGATTGATGAAGCAAGCTTGCTAATGCAGTAATGTAACAGcacctgctagctagctagctagctagctagctagctgtctgtctaagACGTTCTTAACCTAACGTAACAGGCGTAAATGAAACAGacaggctaactagctagctaagttgtTATGGTAACAGAGAAATGCcaacccatagaaatagaatgaatagaacggacTTGAATGGACGCTCTAACCCTGACAAGttggtaaactcatgggtacactcgcaGTGACTGCCTGGTATTGCgatgcaataatttccatggtaatTTGAAATGTTCTATCAATTGATGCTGGATTGCCATGGTGATGTAGATTGTTCATTCAAATAATGCTTGCTGATGTGGCTCttgcaatggaatgtatttttttgtaatgtcagttgagttgactcACAGCACAGATTGAAGCGTATGTACACTTCGGATACACTCAAATTGTTGCAAacccacccattatgccatcaatgacttgaatggggatgcccggtctattcattctatttgtgTGTCAACCTGTCATTATAGATTctagctaatttagctagctgtctgtcagGCATGACTGCATGAATCATATTTTATGCCTGTGTATGAATGGTATCCTATTTGGAACTACCTAGCTCATTTAAAAATACAATGACACAGACTATTCAATGaaagctttagctagctagctagggccATTAAttcaaataaaatcacattttatttgtcacatgtgccaaatacaacagctgtagaccttactgtgaaatgcttacttacacgcccttaaccaacaatgcagttttaagcaAATATAGTTTTAAAGTTAAAACTACGCAATACAATAACGGGGACACCTGCTTCACACCTCATCCCACACATGGGGAAATCACCATGAACTATTCCGGAGCTTTATTTGACTTCACTGATTGCTGCTGTTTTCATTTACAGGTTCGACAAACAAGGATACATTTCCACAATCAGGGATATTTCTTTACCACGTCGGtttccatcatctctgtattgATGAAGGGGAATCAGCAGTCAGTGGCCCCATCTTTTTCTTACAAGCTCATGCATGGGAAATAATCAAATGTAGTCTTTGGAGTCTGATATCCATATGTAGTGATTTATGCATTGAAAAAGATGTGGAGCTTTCAACAGTGACTTTTCCTAGCAAAGATTGCAAGCTCATTTATATTAAAGGCATAATACTTTACTTAGCTAATATCACTGGAGCCTGTCATTTCCATGTTAGGAGAGGTTTAGTCATCATGCACAGATGGCCCAACAAATCATTTTTGA
The Salmo salar chromosome ssa16, Ssal_v3.1, whole genome shotgun sequence DNA segment above includes these coding regions:
- the LOC106573341 gene encoding protein shisa-like-1a; this translates as MLCEAYSDHWGGHHTGFHCPRLSDPPDLSFCCWLGEGLGLKQCCPHSLYHNSMNSSQTETRANSKEPIYSYRSLFQTVVLLYGSLVLVLMLVDFLWFCRARGLSVMSALTRHVTCPRWISSLLFPYSNKTQQQLYRYHGNGRDSQVLGEHKIPQDSSCL